The proteins below come from a single Drosophila kikkawai strain 14028-0561.14 chromosome 3R, DkikHiC1v2, whole genome shotgun sequence genomic window:
- the bnk gene encoding protein bottleneck: MSISTFNFQFYNYKLNPASPGFGSAMALGTGSGPGSGSTSRTSTNSNSFISELEMDIDEDMSAPSVTSTPKPRFTSQLSLELTKNQNGEGIPALRPKLHTAQKRWSMELREKVLEMSKRNNASDVEQDKPQAAVQQEEVQQQQHQQLHHEQQHLQEETAAAAVAPTVSDKINFFNKLTNTFESSGNTNSNRNRFISLLRSSRPQVAATTGSNSSLSSLSSQATTTQMVPPPKPKRLGASAPIPSPFATPTGVGKGGSHRKCTLRRKPSMDKSRATISRQNSSATVRPQHHTIMEDLSLVVPVRMRIAEYEQRISMSA; encoded by the coding sequence ATGAGCATCAGCACATTCAACTTTCAGTTCTACAACTACAAACTGAATCCCGCCTCTCCTGGCTTTGGCAGTGCCATGGCACTGGGCACCGGCTCTGGTCCTGGCTCTGGCTCCACTTCCCGCACATCGACCAACTCCAACTCCTTCATCAGCGAACTGGAAATGGACATTGACGAGGACATGTCCGCCCCATCGGTCACTTCCACGCCGAAACCGCGTTTCACCAGCCAACTTTCCCTGGAGTTGACCAAAAATCAGAATGGGGAAGGCATTCCGGCCCTGCGACCCAAATTGCATACGGCACAGAAGCGCTGGTCCATGGAGTTGCGGGAAAAGGTTCTGGAAATGTCCAAACGGAACAATGCTTCCGATGTGGAGCAGGACAAACCGCAAGCCGCAGTGCAGCAGGAGGAAGttcaacaacagcagcatcagcaactGCATCATGAGCAACAACACTTGCAAGAGGAAACGGCCGCAGCTGCTGTCGCCCCCACTGTCAGCGACAAAATCAACTTCTTCAACAAACTGACCAACACCTTTGAGTCCTCCGGCAATACCAACTCAAATCGAAATCGCTTCATATCGTTGTTGCGTTCCAGTCGCCCCCAGGTGGCTGCCACCACCGGTAGCAATAGCTCCCTTAGCTCCCTCAGCTCCCAGGCGACCACCACACAAATGGTGCCGCCACCCAAGCCCAAACGTTTGGGTGCATCTGCTCCGATTCCCTCTCCATTTGCCACGCCCACGGGTGTGGGCAAGGGTGGCAGTCATCGCAAGTGCACGCTGCGCCGCAAGCCATCGATGGACAAGTCACGGGCCACCATTTCGCGGCAAAACTCGAGCGCAACTGTGCGGCCCCAGCATCACACCATCATGGAGGACCTAAGTTTGGTGGTTCCTGTACGAATGCGCATCGCCGAGTACGAGCAACGCATCTCGATGAGTGCGTAA